The following are encoded together in the Candidatus Protochlamydia phocaeensis genome:
- a CDS encoding TIGR04255 family protein: protein MNQNEPYPHAPLTEAIFEIQVELPPDATITHLEQLTNKICVEYPKKRSRKRFEGKIGFNEQTLISESMDLGIDGFLNWSADEKQVVQFRLDGYSFSRLKPYQSWDEHFPEVIKNWNIYSENVVPIRIKRIAIRFINVIEIPRDSSLQEYFINTPKLPSVTFALNNFFNRIEFLIPEKNVNVVVTQTFGKSLDPTKKSIILDVEASQEINSKISDNSMMDVFQVLRNVKNDVFKKSLTEKTTELFT, encoded by the coding sequence ATGAACCAAAATGAACCTTATCCTCATGCTCCTCTGACCGAGGCTATATTTGAGATTCAAGTTGAACTACCGCCTGATGCTACCATTACCCATCTTGAACAGCTAACTAATAAGATTTGTGTAGAATACCCAAAAAAACGTTCTCGGAAAAGATTTGAGGGGAAAATTGGATTTAACGAACAAACCCTAATTTCTGAATCAATGGACCTAGGAATAGATGGCTTTTTAAACTGGTCTGCCGATGAAAAACAAGTTGTTCAGTTTCGTTTGGATGGATATAGCTTCAGTAGGCTAAAACCGTACCAGAGTTGGGATGAACATTTTCCAGAGGTTATTAAAAATTGGAATATTTACTCGGAAAATGTTGTTCCTATTCGAATAAAGCGGATAGCTATTCGTTTTATCAACGTGATTGAAATACCCAGAGACTCTTCTCTGCAAGAATATTTTATAAACACGCCTAAATTGCCATCGGTTACATTTGCTTTGAATAACTTTTTTAATAGGATTGAGTTTTTAATTCCAGAAAAGAACGTAAATGTTGTTGTTACTCAAACTTTTGGAAAGTCTTTAGATCCAACTAAAAAATCGATAATTTTGGATGTGGAAGCTTCGCAAGAAATTAATTCAAAAATTAGTGATAATTCGATGATGGATGTATTTCAAGTGCTTCGCAATGTCAAAAACGATGTTTTCAAAAAGAGTTTAACGGAAAAAACCACAGAGCTTTTTACATGA
- a CDS encoding type II toxin-antitoxin system HicB family antitoxin produces MEIEGRIFKSKDCWLAEVPSLDIMTQGESKDEALLMLKDAILALILSYFKKEVSKDFDVNVNLYNKGVIGITTTDNKLMLALSLRRQREISGSTVREVAERLGSKSPHAYAQYEKGKVNISLDKYEKLLYAANPSQHRQLRIV; encoded by the coding sequence ATGGAAATTGAAGGAAGAATTTTTAAAAGTAAGGACTGTTGGCTCGCAGAAGTTCCCTCCTTAGATATAATGACACAAGGGGAATCTAAAGATGAAGCCTTACTAATGCTTAAAGACGCTATACTAGCGTTAATTCTCTCTTATTTTAAAAAAGAAGTAAGTAAAGACTTTGATGTGAATGTTAATCTCTATAACAAAGGCGTTATTGGCATAACAACTACGGATAACAAATTAATGTTAGCTCTTTCCTTAAGAAGGCAAAGGGAAATAAGTGGTTCTACAGTACGTGAAGTGGCAGAACGTTTAGGATCAAAATCACCTCATGCTTATGCTCAATATGAAAAAGGTAAAGTTAATATTTCCTTAGATAAGTATGAAAAGCTTTTATATGCAGCAAACCCTAGCCAGCATCGCCAATTGCGAATTGTTTAG
- a CDS encoding type II toxin-antitoxin system HicA family toxin translates to MKKRDLEKKLSQQGWWLDRHGGNHDIWTNGEIYEPVPRHPEINELLAKKILKKAVNNPAKEKE, encoded by the coding sequence ATGAAAAAACGAGACTTAGAAAAGAAACTTTCACAGCAAGGCTGGTGGTTAGACCGTCACGGCGGAAACCATGATATCTGGACTAATGGGGAAATCTACGAACCTGTTCCGCGACATCCAGAAATTAATGAATTATTAGCAAAAAAGATCTTAAAAAAAGCTGTGAATAATCCTGCGAAGGAGAAAGAGTAA
- a CDS encoding tyrosine-type recombinase/integrase has translation MENAIITITPTIIDRLEPIKRYRNSFTEHDMAKASIDAYLSDWEDLCLWCTERGRSFLPANPHDVADYLEDRARNPWLGISGKSRGLQTKAPLKWNSLNRRLTSISKVHQYNEMEFNRKDPAIVRTLKGIKNKLSKEQPHRVKEKRKSPIIKADIANMVAALPDSLIGIRDRALLLVGFTCALRRSELARICIQHLQASENGFKLNIPWSKTGERNPIIPYGSNPQTCPVRALKSWIQAADLTDGPIFRSINRHGQIQNKALSDKAVALIIMRNPYVKDKTNIAKAEAREDPTKPIPNFGGHSLRAGFVTQAYLNGASEVDIMAQTGHRKSDTLKKYIRELDEWKNNAAIKLGL, from the coding sequence ATGGAAAATGCGATTATCACCATCACGCCAACAATCATTGATAGACTCGAGCCAATTAAGCGCTACAGAAATTCATTTACCGAACATGACATGGCTAAAGCTTCTATTGATGCTTACCTGTCCGATTGGGAAGACCTCTGTTTATGGTGCACAGAAAGAGGACGATCCTTCCTGCCTGCCAATCCGCATGATGTTGCAGATTATCTTGAAGATCGGGCACGCAATCCCTGGCTTGGAATCTCTGGCAAATCAAGAGGGCTTCAGACAAAAGCGCCCCTGAAATGGAATAGCCTTAATAGGCGGCTTACGTCCATTAGTAAGGTTCATCAATACAATGAAATGGAGTTCAATCGCAAAGACCCAGCCATTGTGCGAACACTAAAAGGCATCAAGAATAAATTGAGTAAAGAGCAGCCGCACCGCGTCAAAGAGAAAAGAAAATCTCCTATTATCAAAGCCGATATTGCTAATATGGTAGCGGCCTTGCCTGACAGCTTAATCGGTATTCGCGATCGCGCCTTACTTTTAGTTGGGTTTACCTGTGCCCTTCGGCGTTCCGAGCTTGCAAGGATTTGCATTCAGCATCTTCAAGCTTCCGAAAACGGATTTAAACTTAACATTCCTTGGTCAAAGACAGGCGAGCGCAACCCTATTATTCCCTACGGAAGCAATCCACAAACTTGTCCTGTTCGCGCTTTAAAAAGCTGGATTCAAGCGGCTGACCTTACAGATGGGCCAATCTTTCGCAGCATCAACCGCCATGGGCAAATTCAGAACAAGGCGCTTTCTGATAAAGCTGTCGCGCTTATCATCATGCGTAATCCCTATGTAAAAGATAAAACAAACATAGCAAAAGCGGAGGCTCGCGAAGACCCGACAAAGCCCATTCCAAACTTTGGCGGGCATTCCCTGCGGGCTGGTTTTGTAACACAGGCTTATCTTAATGGCGCTTCTGAAGTGGACATCATGGCCCAAACAGGACACAGAAAAAGCGACACGCTGAAGAAGTATATTCGCGAGCTTGATGAATGGAAGAATAATGCCGCAATTAAGCTAGGATTATAG
- a CDS encoding type II toxin-antitoxin system Phd/YefM family antitoxin — MKKVKTMSFVEFRQNLSECVNLAKYKGERFLITRNGKTVGAFIPVEDLDKIQLMDNEPVKISTKDDLG; from the coding sequence ATGAAAAAAGTTAAAACAATGAGCTTTGTTGAATTTCGTCAAAATTTATCGGAATGTGTCAATTTAGCAAAATACAAAGGGGAACGCTTTTTAATCACTAGAAATGGAAAAACTGTGGGAGCCTTTATACCTGTTGAAGATTTAGATAAAATACAGCTCATGGATAATGAGCCAGTTAAAATATCTACTAAAGATGATTTAGGATAA
- a CDS encoding IS1096 element passenger TnpR family protein, which yields MKIKAKGKCVKCGEVCNSTQAKTHLLGCIAQSTSEGYLVRVAWAEQPNLYWMFIALSKDVTLGKLDQFLRDIWLECCGHLSQFTIGNRSYMSHSESGNTSQSMKNKVGQLFLPGLKFDYTYDMGSSTELELEVIEGISTSSQNTINLLMRNDPPIFPCKSCKKTSEIICSLCGDTICASCSENHSCAVEEEDTYMLMPLVNSPRAGVCGYEGNDSND from the coding sequence ATGAAGATAAAAGCTAAGGGTAAATGTGTTAAGTGTGGCGAGGTATGCAACTCAACCCAAGCAAAAACTCATTTATTAGGATGCATTGCTCAATCAACCTCTGAGGGATACTTGGTAAGAGTAGCTTGGGCAGAACAGCCAAATCTATATTGGATGTTTATTGCTCTTTCAAAAGATGTCACTTTGGGCAAGCTAGATCAGTTTTTAAGAGATATTTGGCTCGAATGTTGTGGCCATTTAAGCCAATTTACTATTGGTAATCGTAGTTATATGTCTCACAGCGAATCGGGAAACACTAGCCAATCTATGAAAAATAAAGTTGGTCAGCTTTTTTTGCCAGGGTTGAAATTTGATTATACCTATGACATGGGATCTTCTACAGAGCTTGAGCTAGAGGTAATCGAAGGTATTTCAACATCTTCTCAAAATACAATTAATCTTCTTATGAGGAATGATCCACCCATTTTTCCTTGTAAATCTTGTAAAAAAACATCTGAAATCATTTGTTCTCTTTGCGGAGATACAATATGTGCTAGCTGTAGTGAAAATCATTCGTGTGCAGTAGAGGAGGAGGACACATACATGTTAATGCCTCTTGTCAATTCTCCGCGTGCAGGAGTTTGTGGATATGAAGGCAATGATTCAAATGATTGA
- a CDS encoding helix-turn-helix domain-containing protein, whose amino-acid sequence MVKKKKEQEDIEFEVASENIFADIEIENADEELTKAELAWEIDHIIKKRKLTQAKAAEMMGINQPKVSALLRRKLSGFSVERLMHFLNLLGQDIDIVVRPKPRNRKIARVHVVSHEGYLNIPLAAKSL is encoded by the coding sequence ATGGTTAAGAAAAAAAAAGAACAAGAAGACATAGAATTTGAAGTGGCCAGCGAAAACATTTTTGCAGATATCGAGATTGAAAATGCTGATGAAGAATTAACAAAAGCAGAGCTTGCTTGGGAGATTGATCATATCATTAAAAAGCGTAAGCTCACGCAAGCAAAGGCTGCTGAAATGATGGGGATTAATCAACCTAAAGTTTCTGCCTTATTGCGCCGCAAGCTCTCTGGTTTTTCTGTCGAGCGTTTAATGCATTTTTTAAATTTGCTTGGACAAGACATTGATATTGTTGTAAGGCCAAAGCCCCGCAATCGTAAAATTGCAAGAGTTCATGTCGTCAGTCATGAAGGTTATTTAAACATCCCTTTAGCCGCTAAATCGTTATGA
- a CDS encoding type II toxin-antitoxin system RelE/ParE family toxin gives MNQRKPIIWVGSSKKDFMDFPSDVRKEMGHALYIAQKGEKHRDAKPLKGFGGGSVLEIVQSDGQGTYRTIYTVQMEEAVFVLHAFQKKSKTGIKTPKQEIDLVEQRLKSVHQKYK, from the coding sequence ATGAATCAAAGAAAGCCGATTATCTGGGTAGGATCAAGTAAAAAAGACTTTATGGATTTTCCGAGTGATGTGAGAAAAGAGATGGGGCATGCTTTGTATATTGCCCAAAAAGGAGAGAAGCATAGAGATGCTAAGCCTTTAAAGGGTTTTGGCGGAGGGAGCGTTCTTGAGATTGTTCAAAGCGACGGTCAAGGAACTTATCGCACGATTTATACTGTTCAAATGGAAGAGGCTGTATTTGTCCTTCACGCCTTTCAAAAGAAATCAAAGACTGGAATCAAAACACCTAAGCAGGAAATTGATTTAGTCGAACAGCGGTTGAAGAGCGTTCACCAAAAGTATAAATAA
- a CDS encoding GrpB family protein: MTTKKIIVIPYCSDWPISFEREASQIKEVLGSNCLNLYHVGSTSVPGLSAKPVIDIIGVVENPTEAKA; encoded by the coding sequence ATGACAACTAAGAAAATTATTGTAATCCCTTATTGCTCTGATTGGCCAATCAGCTTTGAAAGAGAGGCATCGCAAATTAAAGAAGTTTTGGGTTCTAACTGTTTGAATCTCTATCATGTCGGCTCAACGTCGGTACCAGGACTTTCTGCAAAACCTGTCATTGACATCATTGGAGTTGTCGAAAATCCTACGGAAGCGAAGGCTTAA
- a CDS encoding GNAT family N-acetyltransferase codes for MDTNLHVYEEGHPEIELNLTFRDYLRNHPEARNEYASLKENLLKDEASYEKRGSAFTGYNLGKDAFIRKVLKAANFNRIRIMKCTHYAELNFARKLRQKYFFDPLSMADPYTWTFDHQEHAHLILYQGVEMLGYAHIQFWQGQRAALRIFVIDEPYRHQGFGSQFLELCEQWLKRQGIKSIHDEARPDALSLYRKNGYSDMPFDDPSGEPSSPHDIAVGKKL; via the coding sequence GTGGACACAAATCTCCATGTTTATGAAGAAGGTCATCCAGAAATTGAGCTCAATCTCACTTTTAGAGACTATTTAAGGAATCATCCAGAAGCCAGAAATGAGTACGCTAGTTTAAAAGAAAATCTTTTAAAAGATGAAGCTTCTTATGAAAAGAGAGGCTCGGCTTTTACAGGATATAATCTTGGCAAGGATGCTTTCATAAGAAAAGTCTTAAAGGCAGCAAACTTTAATCGCATTCGCATCATGAAATGCACACATTATGCTGAGTTGAATTTTGCCCGAAAGCTAAGGCAAAAATATTTTTTTGATCCCTTATCTATGGCCGATCCCTACACATGGACATTCGATCATCAAGAGCACGCACATCTGATTCTTTATCAAGGTGTTGAGATGCTTGGATATGCACATATTCAATTTTGGCAAGGTCAAAGAGCAGCTCTCAGAATTTTTGTCATCGATGAACCTTACCGTCATCAAGGATTTGGTTCGCAATTTCTTGAGCTGTGTGAACAATGGCTAAAAAGACAAGGCATTAAATCTATTCATGATGAAGCAAGACCAGATGCTCTTAGCCTTTATCGCAAGAATGGCTATAGCGATATGCCTTTTGATGATCCGAG